The following is a genomic window from Halobacterium sp. R2-5.
CCGTCGAGGGTGAACGGCGCGTCCCACGCCGGCCACTCCCAGTGCTTCTCGGCCTGCTGGCTGCGATACTCGTGGAGCCGGCGGGCGAACGACAGCATGTAGCCGGCGACCGTCTCGCCGACGCTGTCGCCGTGCGTGCCCGTGCTGTTCGTCAGCCGGATTCCCGCGGCCTCCAGGTCGTCGAACGGGAACCTGTCGACGCCGGACTGCACGGAGTGAATCCACTCCAGGCCGTTGTCGAGGAACGCGTCCTCGTACTTGAACGTCACGAGCGCGTCGACGCCGTCGAGCTCCTCGGTGGAAACCACGACCACGTCGGCGTCGACGTCTTCGAGTTCGTCGCACAGCACCGCCGGCGGGAACAGCGTCTCGACGGACGTGTGAACCCCGATGCGCGTCACCATGCGCGAGGGGTTCCCGTGCCTGCTTCTACAGTGTGTCGGTGCCGGCGGCTCACCGCGTCGCGACGTACGAGACGGTGAAGACGAGCACGGCCGCCGTCGCCACGTTCACGAGCGTGAACTCCGCCGCGCCGATGAACTCCAGGCCGCCGACGATGACGAGCGCGAACGTCGTCGACAGCACCGCGTTGATCCCCTGTACGACCCACGGGTTCCCGGAGGAGTGCTCGGCCGCCTCGCTGAACCCCTCGCCGTCGCCCGCGTCGCTGTCCTCGCTCATACCTCGAATCGCGGGAACGGGGGAACTTAGCTCTTGGCCGCGCCGACCGTGGAGCTAAGTTCGTCGAGTGCCAAGCCCGATCATGGGCATCATTGACACGGTATCGTCGGCGCTCTCGACCGACGCCGAGAACGACGACGTCGACGTCGACGCGTCCCGTGGCGCGTACTGGTGCGACGACTGCGGCGTCCGCGTCCGCGACGTCAACGTCGACGAGGAGGGCTTCGACCGCGACGCCGAGGGCGCGCCGCTGTGCCCGGACTGCGGCGACGCGATGCGCTTCGAGCGCGCGTACGAGGACGGCTGCGCCTGCTGACTCACTCGGCCGCCGCGGGCTCGGGTTCCCGTAGGACCGCCGCTGCTTCGTTCTCCGTGCCGAACGGTCCGTCCGGCAGTGCTTCGACGTCTGCCCACTCCTCCTCGGTGACGAGCGCGTCGTCCAGCCGCTCGCGGAGCGCGTCCTCGTCGAAGCCCGTGCCGATGACGACGTACTCCGTGCGGCGGTCGCCGTGCTCGTCGTCCCACTCCAGGTTCGGCCGGTTCGACCGGTAGAGGTCCTGTTCGACCTCCGGGAGCGACGCAATCCAGGGGCCGCGTGCGGTCACGCGAACTGACTCCCCGGCCTGCCCGACGGTCTGCCGGAACTCGCTGCCCGCGACCCACAGCGTCCCCTTCGAGCGCACGACGCCCTCGGGGAGCGTCCGCAGCACGTCCGCGATTCGCTCGGGGTGGAACGGCCGCCGCTGCCGGTACGTGAACGACGACACGCCGTACACCTCGTCCGGGTGGCGGTGGCCGTGGTGGTCGTCCTCGCCGTGGTCCTCGTCGAGCGCGCGCTTCCAGCCGGGGAGGTCGCCGACCTCGCGCTCGTCGAAGCGCTCGACGTCCAGCAGCCACGACGGGTCGACCTCGGAGAACGACGTCCGGACGGTGTCCGCGTCCGGCTGGAGCGCGCGCACCAGCGCCTCGGCCTCGTCGAGCTCGTCGTCCGTACAGAGGTCGGCCTTGTTCAGCACGACGGCGTTCGACACCTCGATCTGTTCGACGAGCAGGTCCGACAGCGGCCGGTCGTCCTCCTCGGCGGCGGTGCGTTCGGGCGTCCCCTCGCCGCCGAACGTGTCCACGAGCAGCCGGCTGTCCACGACCGTCACGAGCCCGTTCACGCGGTACTTCGCGGCCACTCGGGACTCCGTGGTGAACAGCCGCGCGACCGGTGCGGGCTCCGAGATGCCCGAGGACTCCACGACGAGGTGGTCGAACTCGCGGTCGTTCGCGAGCCGCACCACCGCGGTCTCGAGGTCGTCCTGGAGCTCGCAGCAGATGCAGCCGTTCGACAGCTCCGTGACGCCGCCCGCGACGTCGAGTTCCGAGCCCTCCGCGACGAGCTCCGCGTCGACGTTCACGTCGCCCATGTCGTTGACGAGGACGGCGACGTCGCGGCCCGCCGAGTTCGACAGCAGGTGGTTCAGCAGCGTCGTCTTCCCGGCACCGAGACTCCCCGAGAGCACCGTCACCGGAATTCCGTCGGCCATGCGTGTGAGTTCGTAGCAGGCGCCTTCAACCCCGCGTTTCCCGGAGTCGCTCGCCGCGGCG
Proteins encoded in this region:
- a CDS encoding GTP-binding protein produces the protein MADGIPVTVLSGSLGAGKTTLLNHLLSNSAGRDVAVLVNDMGDVNVDAELVAEGSELDVAGGVTELSNGCICCELQDDLETAVVRLANDREFDHLVVESSGISEPAPVARLFTTESRVAAKYRVNGLVTVVDSRLLVDTFGGEGTPERTAAEEDDRPLSDLLVEQIEVSNAVVLNKADLCTDDELDEAEALVRALQPDADTVRTSFSEVDPSWLLDVERFDEREVGDLPGWKRALDEDHGEDDHHGHRHPDEVYGVSSFTYRQRRPFHPERIADVLRTLPEGVVRSKGTLWVAGSEFRQTVGQAGESVRVTARGPWIASLPEVEQDLYRSNRPNLEWDDEHGDRRTEYVVIGTGFDEDALRERLDDALVTEEEWADVEALPDGPFGTENEAAAVLREPEPAAAE